Proteins from a genomic interval of Sphingobacterium lactis:
- a CDS encoding glucose-1-phosphate adenylyltransferase — protein sequence MVHKVVSIVLGGGRGTRLYPLTDQRSKPAVPIAGKYRLVDIPISNCLNSGYNKIFVLTQYNSASLNKHIKNSYNFSVFSKGFVDILAAEQTNEGDRWFEGTADAVRRTQKNLVNVDYDYVLILSGDQLYQMDYSAMVDFHVQNGGEITIGTIPVTAKDAPGFGILKSNENNEVISFIEKPTKDLLADWTSEVSEDLEKQGRNYLASMGIYIFSKGVMRKMLEENKGMDFGKEIIPDAIGNSRVLSYPFDDYWTDIGTIASFFEANIGLTDDIPSFNLFGETVYTRARMLPPSKVSGTTLNNTIIADGCIILADKIQRSVIGVRSRVGVGTVIKMTYMMGSDYYEDLNEVIELSTSQTPPPIGVGERCYIENAILDKNCRIGNDVRIKGGTHLKDGDFPEYTICDGIVVIKKNAVLHHGQTIGF from the coding sequence ATGGTGCATAAAGTAGTTTCAATCGTATTAGGAGGAGGGCGAGGGACTCGCTTATACCCGTTAACGGATCAGCGGTCAAAGCCTGCAGTGCCAATTGCAGGAAAATACAGGTTGGTTGATATTCCAATTTCGAACTGTCTTAATTCTGGCTATAATAAGATTTTCGTATTGACGCAGTACAATTCAGCTTCCCTGAACAAACACATCAAGAATTCCTACAATTTCTCGGTGTTCAGCAAGGGTTTCGTGGATATCTTGGCTGCCGAGCAGACCAATGAGGGGGATCGATGGTTTGAAGGTACGGCAGATGCAGTGCGGAGAACCCAGAAAAATTTGGTCAATGTGGATTACGATTATGTACTGATCCTATCGGGTGACCAACTCTATCAGATGGATTATTCGGCCATGGTAGATTTCCATGTGCAGAACGGAGGAGAGATTACCATCGGTACGATTCCTGTAACGGCCAAAGATGCACCTGGCTTCGGAATCCTGAAATCAAATGAAAACAATGAGGTGATTTCATTCATTGAGAAACCGACCAAAGATCTGCTTGCAGATTGGACCTCCGAGGTCTCGGAAGATCTCGAAAAGCAAGGTCGAAATTACCTGGCGTCCATGGGGATTTATATCTTCTCCAAAGGGGTCATGCGCAAGATGTTGGAAGAGAATAAAGGAATGGATTTCGGAAAGGAGATCATACCTGATGCCATTGGCAATTCCCGAGTGTTAAGTTATCCTTTTGATGATTATTGGACCGATATCGGAACAATAGCATCGTTCTTTGAAGCGAATATCGGCTTGACGGATGATATACCTTCTTTTAATTTATTCGGCGAAACGGTCTACACACGCGCGCGGATGTTGCCGCCTTCGAAAGTGTCCGGCACAACGCTCAACAATACCATTATTGCCGATGGCTGCATTATCCTTGCCGATAAGATTCAACGTTCGGTCATCGGTGTGCGGTCGCGTGTAGGGGTCGGGACGGTGATCAAGATGACCTATATGATGGGATCGGATTATTATGAAGATTTAAATGAAGTGATTGAGCTGTCGACCTCCCAGACGCCACCGCCAATAGGTGTCGGTGAGCGCTGTTATATTGAAAATGCGATATTGGATAAAAATTGCCGAATCGGCAACGACGTCCGGATCAAGGGCGGTACGCATCTTAAAGATGGGGATTTTCCGGAATATACCATTTGCGACGGAATCGTGGTGATCAAGAAGAATGCGGTGCTGCATCACGGACAGACCATTGGTTTTTAA
- a CDS encoding glycogen synthase, producing MKVIHLSVECFPVAKVGGLADVVGALPKYQRELGIDASVIMPYFNRKFVQEHTFETVATGEFNQGSTLLTYEIIKESTDALGFPLYMVKIPNLLDREEIYCYADEADQWIAFQHAVLHYLKNHEVEVDVLHCHDHHVGLMPFLTRNSTDYKDLASIRTVFTVHNGQYQGWMPWTKGIILPAFDTWKWGLLDWDNLINPLATAIKCCDAYTTVSEGYLEELYQEANGLQHLFYDERGKAHGIVNGIDTAYWNPEIDNLIDENYSQLTVTHGKAENKIAFCSAYGLNPALPLVSYIGRFATEKGADILPRLFEQVLKQNAQQVNVFILGSGDAGIQAGIQQLADQYPRDVSVFFGYNEQLAHQVYASSDLLIMPSRVEPCGLNQLYALKYGTVPVVRKIGGLKDTVVDVREGGYGFLFDEVDADQGAETIGRAIQYLSGNDQLQKVRDKAMALDFSWNKSAKKYKELYNQLLKGHGA from the coding sequence ATGAAAGTCATTCATTTAAGTGTCGAATGTTTTCCTGTTGCTAAAGTTGGGGGCTTGGCCGATGTGGTCGGTGCGTTGCCCAAATATCAGCGTGAACTCGGGATTGATGCATCCGTTATTATGCCCTATTTCAATCGGAAATTCGTTCAGGAACATACTTTTGAAACTGTTGCCACCGGGGAGTTCAACCAGGGATCTACCTTGTTAACTTATGAAATCATCAAGGAGAGCACCGATGCGTTGGGCTTTCCCTTATATATGGTCAAAATTCCGAACCTTCTGGATCGGGAGGAGATTTATTGTTATGCGGATGAAGCAGACCAATGGATCGCTTTTCAGCATGCCGTACTCCATTACCTGAAAAATCATGAAGTGGAAGTTGATGTTTTGCATTGCCACGACCACCATGTAGGCTTGATGCCCTTTTTAACGAGAAATTCAACGGATTACAAAGATTTGGCATCTATCCGAACCGTTTTCACGGTCCATAATGGTCAATACCAAGGTTGGATGCCCTGGACCAAGGGCATCATCCTGCCAGCATTTGATACCTGGAAATGGGGACTCTTGGATTGGGACAACCTGATTAATCCATTGGCAACCGCGATAAAATGTTGTGATGCCTATACAACCGTTTCCGAGGGATATCTCGAGGAACTGTACCAAGAAGCCAATGGCTTGCAACACCTATTCTACGATGAACGTGGAAAAGCACATGGCATCGTCAATGGCATTGATACCGCCTATTGGAATCCGGAAATCGATAACCTAATCGATGAGAATTATTCCCAATTGACCGTCACCCATGGGAAAGCGGAAAATAAGATTGCCTTCTGTAGCGCGTATGGTCTCAATCCAGCCCTTCCGTTGGTCAGTTATATTGGCCGCTTTGCGACCGAGAAAGGGGCTGATATCTTACCACGGCTATTCGAGCAGGTGCTGAAACAGAATGCACAACAGGTCAATGTATTTATCTTGGGTTCCGGAGATGCAGGGATTCAAGCGGGGATTCAGCAGCTGGCGGACCAATATCCGCGAGATGTATCGGTGTTTTTCGGATATAATGAACAATTGGCGCATCAGGTGTATGCTTCCTCCGATCTATTGATCATGCCTTCGCGGGTTGAACCCTGTGGGTTGAATCAATTGTACGCCCTGAAATATGGGACGGTACCTGTTGTCCGTAAAATCGGTGGATTGAAGGATACGGTCGTCGATGTACGCGAAGGTGGATATGGATTCCTGTTCGACGAGGTTGATGCCGATCAAGGGGCAGAAACCATCGGTCGGGCCATCCAATACCTATCGGGCAATGACCAATTGCAAAAGGTCCGCGATAAAGCGATGGCGTTGGACTTTTCATGGAACAAATCAGCAAAGAAATATAAAGAATTATATAACCAATTACTTAAAGGACATGGTGCATAA
- the glgB gene encoding 1,4-alpha-glucan branching protein GlgB has protein sequence MPNPVEVHSLLSEFDVNLFKAGRHYKLYEKFGSRELMVNGVKGVYFAVWAPNAQTVSVIGNFNGWNPHSHLLNGRWDSSGIWEGFIPGLANGEVYKYHIHANTGERLEKADPFALHAEIPPRSASIVATTYYDWIDSEWMFNRREHNALDRPMSVYEMHLGSWMRDPKEPERFLSYREIADRLVPYMQEMGYTHVEFMPVMEHPYYPSWGYQITGYFAASSRYGGPQDLMYLIESLHQSNIGVILDWVPSHFPGDAQGLYNFDGTHLYEHADPRKGFHPDWQSYIFNYGRSEVKSFLISNAFFWLDRYHVDGLRVDAVASMLYLDYSRKMGEWEPNELGGNENLEAVAFLKEFNEAISKYFPQVQTIAEESTSWTGVSRATFHGGLGFGMKWMMGWMHDTLSYFKEDPINRSYHQDKLTFATVYGFTENFMLPLSHDEVVYGKQSLVYKMPGDEWQKFANLRALYLFMYTFLGTKLLFMGGEFGQTSEWNVNQSLDWHLLQFKPHAGMKKFVAKLNAVYCSHPALYEKAFSPEGFFWIEHEDRANSVFVYCRRGHDLENDIVVILNLTPVVRKGFRVGVPHLGKWKMVLNSDDMIYNGSGVGVKKEITAEKIFWMNQEQSISLDLPPLSGIILKRG, from the coding sequence ATGCCTAATCCTGTGGAAGTACATAGTTTACTGTCTGAATTCGATGTGAACCTCTTTAAAGCTGGTCGACATTATAAGCTTTATGAAAAATTCGGTTCGCGCGAGCTGATGGTAAATGGGGTAAAGGGAGTTTATTTTGCGGTTTGGGCACCAAATGCACAGACTGTCTCCGTAATTGGGAATTTCAATGGATGGAATCCACATTCGCATTTGTTGAATGGCCGGTGGGACAGTAGTGGGATTTGGGAAGGTTTCATTCCAGGTCTTGCCAATGGAGAGGTATATAAATATCATATCCACGCCAATACGGGTGAGCGTTTGGAAAAGGCGGATCCCTTTGCGCTGCATGCGGAGATTCCTCCGCGGTCAGCGTCCATTGTGGCGACCACCTATTACGATTGGATCGACTCGGAATGGATGTTCAACCGCCGGGAGCACAATGCCCTGGATCGGCCGATGTCCGTTTATGAAATGCACTTAGGATCCTGGATGCGGGATCCGAAAGAACCGGAACGCTTTCTTTCCTATAGGGAGATTGCGGATCGGTTGGTTCCTTATATGCAAGAGATGGGATATACCCATGTCGAGTTTATGCCCGTTATGGAGCACCCGTATTACCCAAGCTGGGGATACCAAATTACGGGGTATTTTGCAGCATCTTCACGCTATGGCGGTCCACAGGACCTGATGTACCTGATAGAATCGCTGCACCAATCCAACATTGGCGTTATCCTCGATTGGGTGCCTTCGCATTTTCCTGGCGATGCACAGGGGTTATATAATTTTGACGGAACGCACCTCTATGAACATGCCGATCCGCGAAAGGGATTCCATCCCGATTGGCAATCCTATATTTTCAACTATGGACGTAGTGAGGTGAAATCCTTCCTGATCAGTAATGCCTTTTTTTGGCTGGATAGGTACCATGTGGATGGACTTCGTGTGGACGCGGTGGCTTCCATGCTGTATCTGGACTACTCCCGGAAAATGGGCGAATGGGAACCAAATGAACTCGGTGGTAATGAAAACCTGGAAGCTGTGGCTTTCCTGAAGGAATTCAACGAAGCCATATCGAAATATTTTCCGCAGGTGCAGACCATCGCGGAGGAATCTACTTCTTGGACAGGTGTCAGCCGTGCAACATTTCATGGTGGCCTGGGCTTCGGTATGAAATGGATGATGGGTTGGATGCACGATACGCTGTCCTATTTTAAAGAAGACCCCATCAATCGGTCGTACCATCAGGATAAGCTCACCTTTGCCACAGTCTACGGCTTTACCGAGAATTTTATGCTGCCTCTATCACACGATGAAGTGGTGTATGGAAAGCAATCGCTGGTCTATAAAATGCCGGGCGATGAGTGGCAGAAGTTCGCGAACCTACGTGCGCTCTATCTTTTCATGTACACTTTCTTGGGGACTAAATTGTTATTCATGGGCGGGGAGTTCGGCCAGACTTCAGAATGGAATGTGAACCAATCCTTGGACTGGCACCTGTTGCAATTCAAACCGCATGCGGGCATGAAGAAATTTGTCGCTAAATTGAATGCTGTGTATTGCAGCCATCCGGCGCTCTACGAAAAGGCATTCAGTCCGGAAGGTTTCTTCTGGATCGAGCATGAAGATCGGGCAAATTCCGTTTTTGTCTACTGCAGACGGGGCCACGATCTGGAAAATGATATCGTTGTGATCTTAAACCTGACACCGGTTGTCCGAAAAGGATTCCGTGTCGGTGTTCCGCATCTGGGGAAATGGAAAATGGTCCTCAATTCCGACGATATGATCTATAATGGATCGGGGGTCGGGGTGAAAAAAGAAATCACCGCGGAAAAGATCTTCTGGATGAACCAAGAGCAATCCATCAGCTTGGATTTGCCACCATTAAGTGGAATTATATTAAAAAGAGGTTAA
- a CDS encoding glycoside hydrolase family 31 protein, translating to MADTTRKEDFAKDLLPNPEAIEDGMHHVNNPVLDLPRIEKQYLADVKGYSQEGNAFYFTDGRSKVEVKVFSEEIIRVRLAPEGSFLADFSYATSFKEDQFVSFDLLENDTYYQVRTNSVSCNIRKDNFFISFSDEENAIVNTDFAAMHWEENPDYGGYYVYCTKEAKADEAFYGLGDKATNLNLRGKRVKNWNSDTYSYAFNQDPLYKTVPFYIGVTENKAYGIFFDNTFKTFFDFAGEHQNQTSFWSEGGELQYYYIHGPKMMDVIKRYHKLTGTHYMPAMWALGYHQCRWSYYPENKVREVAYEFRKREIPCDAIYLDIDYMDGYRCFTWNKRYFPDPKKMIADLNANGFKTVVMIDPGIKVDDSYWVFKQGKENNYFCRRGDDYFMEGFVWPGRCQFPDFTNPEVRTWWGTLYKGLVEDGVAGFWNDMNEPAVFGRGTFPDDVRHQFEGHRGSHRKAHNIYGMQMVRATYDGLKKLYKNKRPFTITRAAYAGTQRYSSVWTGDNIATWEHLRIGTLQLQRLSVSGLSFCGTDIGGFTGEPDGELYTRWMQFGVFSPFMRVHSAGDTRDREPWSFGPEWEAICKKFIELRYKLLPYIYSTYWLQHKYGEPILRPVAMMEQHIQKNLQREEEFAFGPNILVSPVLHPGQQNKIVYLPEGTWYYYFDDTVYPGGSEITIDTPLDEMPFFIRGGSIIPEYPVMQFTGEQKVEVLKLNLYYAEGQTESNLYSDHGETFAYEQGVYVEKHFIVNGEAQQVSIIQGEEGMYSPYYTDYNLYLHGFPFVPKQVVVDGAKVALQQDEEGKTFVKVVQDFRKINIQ from the coding sequence ATGGCTGATACAACCAGAAAAGAAGACTTCGCAAAAGACCTATTACCCAATCCCGAAGCGATAGAGGATGGCATGCACCACGTCAATAACCCCGTCCTCGATTTACCGAGGATCGAAAAACAATATTTAGCAGATGTAAAAGGCTATTCTCAAGAAGGGAATGCCTTTTATTTTACCGATGGACGCTCAAAAGTAGAGGTTAAAGTATTCTCCGAAGAGATCATACGTGTCCGCTTGGCTCCTGAAGGATCTTTTCTGGCGGACTTTTCCTATGCAACAAGCTTTAAGGAAGATCAATTCGTCAGTTTTGATCTCCTGGAAAACGATACTTACTACCAGGTACGGACCAATTCCGTGTCCTGTAATATCAGGAAGGATAATTTCTTTATCTCCTTCTCCGATGAAGAGAACGCCATTGTAAACACCGATTTTGCAGCCATGCACTGGGAAGAAAATCCCGATTATGGTGGCTACTATGTCTACTGTACCAAGGAAGCAAAAGCCGATGAGGCCTTTTACGGATTGGGCGATAAGGCAACGAACCTGAACTTGCGCGGAAAGCGGGTAAAGAATTGGAATTCAGATACCTATTCTTATGCGTTCAACCAAGATCCGCTGTACAAAACTGTTCCTTTCTATATCGGCGTTACGGAGAATAAGGCCTATGGGATTTTCTTCGACAATACGTTCAAGACTTTCTTTGATTTTGCCGGTGAACACCAGAACCAGACCAGTTTCTGGTCGGAGGGAGGAGAACTACAATACTATTATATCCACGGTCCCAAAATGATGGATGTCATCAAGCGCTATCACAAGCTGACCGGTACACATTATATGCCGGCGATGTGGGCCTTGGGTTACCACCAGTGTCGCTGGAGTTACTACCCGGAAAATAAAGTCCGCGAAGTGGCTTATGAATTCCGTAAGCGGGAGATCCCATGTGATGCCATTTACCTGGATATCGACTACATGGATGGATATCGATGCTTCACCTGGAACAAGCGCTATTTCCCGGATCCGAAGAAGATGATCGCTGACCTTAATGCAAACGGCTTTAAGACGGTGGTCATGATCGACCCGGGCATTAAGGTTGACGATAGCTACTGGGTATTTAAGCAAGGTAAAGAGAACAATTACTTCTGTAGACGGGGGGATGATTATTTCATGGAGGGATTCGTATGGCCAGGGCGCTGTCAGTTTCCGGATTTTACCAATCCCGAAGTCCGTACTTGGTGGGGTACCCTGTACAAAGGTCTGGTTGAAGATGGAGTCGCTGGGTTCTGGAATGATATGAACGAGCCTGCGGTCTTTGGTAGAGGTACCTTTCCCGATGATGTACGCCATCAGTTCGAAGGGCATCGCGGATCGCATAGGAAGGCCCATAATATCTATGGGATGCAGATGGTCCGTGCTACTTATGATGGCTTGAAAAAATTATACAAAAATAAGCGACCTTTTACGATTACACGGGCGGCCTATGCCGGCACGCAGCGCTATTCCTCGGTTTGGACTGGGGATAATATCGCGACATGGGAGCACCTGCGTATCGGGACGTTGCAACTGCAACGCTTGTCGGTTTCAGGGTTGTCGTTCTGCGGAACGGATATCGGCGGATTTACAGGGGAACCGGATGGCGAGCTGTATACCAGATGGATGCAGTTCGGTGTGTTCTCGCCGTTTATGCGCGTCCATTCGGCCGGCGATACAAGAGATCGGGAGCCATGGAGTTTTGGACCGGAATGGGAAGCAATCTGTAAGAAATTCATTGAGTTGCGGTATAAGCTTTTGCCTTACATCTACAGCACCTATTGGCTGCAGCATAAGTATGGCGAACCGATACTCAGACCTGTTGCCATGATGGAACAGCATATTCAGAAGAATTTGCAAAGGGAAGAGGAATTTGCCTTTGGACCGAATATCCTGGTGTCACCGGTTCTACACCCTGGCCAACAGAACAAGATTGTCTACCTACCTGAAGGTACGTGGTACTATTACTTTGATGACACGGTCTATCCGGGTGGAAGTGAAATTACCATCGATACTCCGTTGGATGAGATGCCATTCTTCATCCGTGGCGGATCCATTATTCCTGAATATCCAGTTATGCAATTTACTGGTGAACAGAAAGTTGAAGTATTGAAACTGAACCTATACTATGCGGAAGGTCAGACGGAATCCAACCTCTATTCGGATCATGGCGAAACCTTCGCCTATGAGCAGGGGGTATATGTCGAGAAGCATTTTATCGTCAATGGAGAAGCGCAACAGGTCAGCATCATTCAGGGGGAAGAAGGCATGTATTCGCCATATTATACGGATTATAACCTTTACCTACATGGATTCCCATTTGTGCCGAAGCAAGTAGTCGTTGATGGCGCCAAAGTCGCCTTACAACAAGATGAGGAAGGTAAAACCTTCGTTAAAGTCGTACAAGATTTCAGAAAAATAAATATTCAATAG
- the queA gene encoding tRNA preQ1(34) S-adenosylmethionine ribosyltransferase-isomerase QueA: MKLSQFNFNLPESLLASEPSEQRDESRLMVLHRDSGKIEHKIFKDVLNYFDDKDVMILNNTKVFPARMYGNKEKTGATIEVFLLRELNKELRLWDVLVDPARKIRVGNKLYFGDDDLLVAEVVDNTTSRGRTIRFLFDGTDEEFRKNIEILGETPLPKYIKRKATPEDKFRYQTIYAKNEGAVAAPTAGLHFSRELMKRLELKGVEFAEVTLHVGLGTFRQVEVEDLTKHKMDSEQFIISEEAARLVNKGIDDKRKICAVGTTSMRAIESSVSADHHLKAANDWTSKFIYPPYDFSIANSMITNFHTPQSTLLVMIAAFAGYENVMNAYEVAVKEKYRFYSYGDAMLII; this comes from the coding sequence ATGAAATTATCACAATTCAACTTCAATCTTCCTGAGTCATTACTAGCATCTGAGCCTTCAGAACAAAGAGATGAATCTCGTTTAATGGTTTTACACCGTGATAGCGGAAAAATCGAACACAAGATTTTCAAAGATGTTCTGAATTATTTCGACGATAAGGATGTGATGATTCTGAATAACACCAAGGTATTTCCTGCCCGTATGTACGGAAACAAGGAAAAAACCGGTGCAACGATCGAAGTGTTTTTGTTAAGAGAACTGAACAAAGAATTGCGCCTATGGGATGTGTTGGTTGATCCGGCACGTAAGATCCGCGTAGGTAATAAATTATATTTTGGTGATGACGATCTATTGGTAGCTGAGGTTGTGGATAACACCACATCCCGTGGCCGTACCATCCGTTTCCTATTCGACGGTACGGATGAGGAATTCCGCAAGAACATAGAGATCTTGGGTGAGACACCACTTCCAAAATACATCAAGCGTAAAGCGACACCAGAGGATAAATTCAGATACCAAACGATTTATGCAAAGAATGAAGGTGCGGTTGCTGCTCCTACAGCAGGGCTTCACTTCTCACGTGAATTGATGAAACGCCTGGAATTGAAAGGTGTTGAATTTGCTGAGGTTACCTTGCACGTCGGTCTGGGAACTTTCCGCCAAGTTGAGGTCGAAGACTTAACAAAACATAAGATGGATTCGGAGCAATTTATCATCTCCGAAGAGGCGGCTCGTCTCGTAAACAAGGGTATTGACGACAAGCGCAAGATCTGTGCTGTCGGTACGACTTCCATGCGTGCTATCGAGTCTTCCGTATCCGCAGACCACCATCTGAAAGCGGCGAACGATTGGACCAGCAAATTCATCTATCCGCCTTATGATTTCAGTATCGCGAATTCCATGATCACCAACTTCCATACACCACAGTCTACGCTGTTGGTTATGATCGCTGCATTTGCAGGATATGAAAATGTGATGAATGCATACGAAGTTGCCGTTAAGGAAAAATACCGCTTCTACAGCTACGGAGATGCGATGTTAATCATCTAA
- the ispD gene encoding 2-C-methyl-D-erythritol 4-phosphate cytidylyltransferase — translation MSNNFVIIVAAGTGTRMNGKLPKQFIPLDGKPILMHTMDKFRASSTNPTIILVLSEGMQSFWEESCQAHQYQNTPHFCVGGSSRFQSVKNGIEYIQENFRQEKIGKIAVHDAARPLLSSKLIDELYEQCSEGRQAVIPAVQSSNSVRVGTQESNAAVDRQQVWLVQTPQVFIGKLIIKAYEQEESPLFTDDASVIEQMSNSIYLHPGEQQNLKITFAEDLAIAHLLLNKSST, via the coding sequence ATGTCCAACAATTTTGTCATCATCGTCGCAGCAGGCACAGGTACTCGCATGAACGGTAAACTTCCGAAGCAATTCATCCCTTTGGATGGGAAACCAATCCTGATGCATACCATGGACAAATTCCGCGCTTCTTCCACCAATCCAACCATCATATTAGTCCTTTCTGAAGGCATGCAATCCTTCTGGGAAGAAAGTTGTCAAGCCCATCAGTACCAAAATACGCCACATTTCTGTGTGGGCGGATCCAGCCGGTTTCAGAGTGTCAAAAATGGCATTGAGTACATTCAGGAAAATTTTAGACAGGAAAAAATTGGGAAAATAGCCGTACACGATGCGGCAAGACCACTGTTGAGCAGTAAGCTGATCGATGAACTCTATGAACAATGTTCGGAAGGAAGACAGGCGGTTATTCCGGCGGTACAAAGCAGCAACTCTGTTCGCGTTGGCACACAAGAGTCGAATGCTGCCGTAGATAGGCAACAGGTCTGGTTGGTCCAGACGCCTCAGGTATTCATTGGGAAGCTGATCATCAAAGCATATGAACAGGAAGAATCCCCGCTATTTACCGATGACGCTTCAGTAATAGAACAAATGAGCAACAGCATCTACCTTCATCCCGGCGAGCAACAGAACCTGAAGATCACCTTTGCCGAAGATTTAGCCATTGCTCATCTCCTATTAAATAAATCTAGTACCTAA
- a CDS encoding lmo0937 family membrane protein — protein sequence MGNLLYLIAVILVIIWAISFFGGYATGGIIHILLVIAIIVILLRVIRGNA from the coding sequence ATGGGAAATCTTTTGTATTTAATCGCAGTTATTCTAGTAATTATTTGGGCTATTAGTTTCTTCGGAGGCTACGCAACAGGTGGTATTATCCACATCTTGCTTGTTATCGCCATCATTGTAATTCTTTTACGTGTTATACGAGGAAACGCCTAA
- a CDS encoding MBL fold metallo-hydrolase, giving the protein MRVTFLGTGTSQGVPVIACQCAVCQSTDKRDKRLRSSILIDYNDRSIVVDTGPDFRYQMLRQDVRRLDAVLMTHSHKDHIAGLDDVRAFNYQQQQSIPIYSNKATHDALRNEFYYAFSDFKYPGVPQLELEEIFAGQAFELYGKDIMPVEVMHYKMPVLGFRIDNFAYITDAKTISEESFRLLEGVEILVLNALQREPHISHLTLEEAIDVSNKIGPQKTYLTHISHRFGRHEEIQATLPERFYIAHDQLIIDF; this is encoded by the coding sequence TTGAGAGTAACATTTTTAGGTACAGGGACGTCGCAGGGAGTTCCCGTTATTGCTTGCCAGTGTGCGGTGTGTCAATCTACTGACAAACGGGACAAGCGCTTGCGTTCTTCCATCCTGATCGATTACAACGATCGCAGTATCGTTGTGGACACAGGGCCGGACTTCCGCTACCAAATGTTACGTCAAGATGTACGCCGACTAGATGCGGTGCTCATGACCCATTCCCATAAAGACCACATCGCCGGATTGGATGATGTCCGTGCGTTCAACTATCAGCAACAGCAGTCGATACCCATCTATTCCAATAAGGCAACCCACGATGCACTTCGGAACGAGTTCTATTATGCATTCTCGGATTTCAAATATCCCGGGGTTCCGCAATTGGAACTGGAGGAGATATTTGCTGGGCAGGCTTTCGAATTATACGGCAAGGATATCATGCCCGTTGAGGTCATGCACTACAAAATGCCCGTCTTGGGTTTCCGGATAGACAACTTTGCTTACATCACCGATGCAAAAACAATTTCTGAAGAAAGTTTCCGCTTGTTGGAAGGAGTGGAGATCCTTGTCCTGAATGCACTGCAACGCGAACCGCATATCTCGCACCTTACTTTGGAGGAAGCCATCGATGTTTCCAATAAAATTGGTCCCCAAAAAACGTATCTAACCCATATCAGTCACCGGTTTGGACGTCATGAAGAGATCCAAGCTACGCTTCCAGAGCGATTTTATATCGCTCACGATCAGTTAATTATTGATTTTTGA
- a CDS encoding glycosyltransferase, with the protein MFFSIIVPLYNRPVEIKEMLNSLLDQRYPHFEVIVVEDGSTKKADQIVEKFKDRLDVSYFFKENEGQGFARNYGFERAKGDFFIVFDSDIIVPADYFDQVLAGLERDGLDAFGGPDAAHPSFTAIQKAISYSMTSPFTTGGIRGNKKHVGQFHPRSFNLGISRAVWEKTGGFKLSRRSEDIEFSIRMINAGFKVGLIPEAYVYHKRRTSFQQFYKQTHNFGKGRIDIYCLYPKELKPVHALPAVFVVGLSVLLMINVINLLTMDAIYFLHILGLLGNTFLILYTVLLFLHALVTTKSLKVALLSVVAAFTQLIAYGSGFLSQYAHKFITNKKVGE; encoded by the coding sequence ATGTTCTTCTCGATCATCGTTCCATTATACAACCGTCCTGTCGAAATCAAGGAAATGCTGAATTCCCTGCTCGACCAGCGCTATCCGCATTTTGAGGTGATCGTGGTGGAGGATGGTTCGACGAAAAAGGCGGATCAGATTGTCGAGAAATTCAAGGATCGATTGGATGTTTCCTACTTTTTCAAAGAGAATGAAGGCCAAGGCTTTGCGCGAAACTATGGTTTTGAACGCGCCAAGGGTGATTTCTTTATCGTTTTCGATTCGGATATCATCGTGCCTGCAGATTACTTCGATCAGGTTTTAGCGGGTTTGGAGCGTGATGGTCTGGATGCCTTTGGCGGCCCGGATGCGGCGCATCCTTCTTTTACGGCCATTCAGAAGGCCATCAGCTACAGCATGACCAGCCCCTTCACGACCGGAGGGATCCGAGGAAACAAAAAGCACGTGGGCCAATTCCATCCGCGTAGTTTCAACCTGGGAATTTCCAGGGCGGTGTGGGAAAAAACCGGCGGCTTCAAGCTCTCCAGACGTTCCGAGGATATTGAGTTCAGTATCCGGATGATCAATGCGGGTTTTAAGGTCGGCCTGATTCCGGAAGCTTATGTCTACCATAAACGCAGGACAAGTTTTCAGCAATTCTATAAACAGACCCATAACTTTGGAAAGGGCAGGATCGATATCTATTGCCTATATCCGAAGGAACTGAAGCCGGTCCATGCGTTGCCAGCGGTTTTCGTCGTGGGATTGAGCGTCTTATTGATGATCAATGTCATCAATCTACTGACCATGGATGCCATTTATTTTCTGCATATCCTGGGCTTGCTGGGTAATACTTTCCTGATCCTCTATACGGTGCTCTTGTTCCTGCATGCGCTGGTGACCACCAAGAGCTTAAAGGTCGCCCTACTGTCCGTAGTGGCCGCTTTTACCCAATTGATTGCCTACGGTTCGGGCTTCTTGAGCCAATATGCACATAAGTTCATCACGAACAAAAAGGTGGGTGAATAA